The following is a genomic window from Spirochaeta lutea.
GTTGTTCAGTGAGTGAACTTAGTGAGGTATTATTTTTTGAAGCATAAATTTTTGCTTTTTCAATAATATCTTCATCTAATCGCAAGGTAAGTTTGGTGGACATAACACACTCCTGACGTCTATATATATAATGTACGTCACTTTCTGTTTTTGTCAACGGTAAAAATAATAAATCAAGATAACA
Proteins encoded in this region:
- a CDS encoding DUF6364 family protein; protein product: CYLDLLFLPLTKTESDVHYIYRRQECVMSTKLTLRLDEDIIEKAKIYASKNNTSLSSLTEQLYKTLIYKNEEPNISDLNAHITSKYKGIIHTTINDDQIKQKYLMEKHLVD